A part of Paenarthrobacter sp. A20 genomic DNA contains:
- the ligA gene encoding NAD-dependent DNA ligase LigA, with protein MSTPETANPVETTGEEAAAAVVEAEGTPPAESLRDEYEQLADLVRKYRYAYYQEDSPTVSDAEFDELYRRLEELEALHPELVSNDSPTQEVGGEVSSAFAAVEHLQRMYSLDDVFSLDELEAWVRKAEASVAKLGDSVPPIAWLTELKIDGLAVNLLYRDGKLVRAATRGDGTTGEDITHNVLTIKEIPRELSGSGYPSEVEIRGEVFIPSKAFVAFNETLVAAGKAPLANPRNAAAGSLRQKDPAETAKRPLSMYVHGIGAREGLEAKSQSETYKLLEAWGLPTSPYLKVLDSFEKVLEFIGHYGEHRHDLAHEIDGIVVKIDDFATQRALGYTSRVPRWAAAYKYPPEEVHTKLLDIAVNVGRTGRVTPFGLMEPVKVAGSTVGMATLHNQDVVKAKGVMIGDIVILRKAGDVIPEIVGPVLALRDKQVPPVREFVMPTECPSCGTPLAPAKEGDVDIRCPNAKSCPSQLRERVFHLAGRGAFDIEALGWEAAIALTQPAEPVTPPLTSEAGLFSLTREDLADVLIRREKRSKGVGTGEYELVPYFYTKGTAKSPSKPTATTEKLFGELEKAKKQPLWRVLVALSIRHVGPTASRALATAFGSMDAIRNATEDQMAHVDGVGPTIAVALKEWFAVDWHNEIVDNWAAAGVRMEDERDTSMPRTLEGLTIVVTGTLPTYSRDEAKEAIIIRGGKASGSVSKKTSYLVAGESAGTKLDKAEQLGVPVLDEDGFRELLANGPAKAEADTEAAPEADAAEAVSE; from the coding sequence GTGAGCACACCAGAAACTGCGAATCCGGTAGAAACCACAGGTGAAGAGGCGGCTGCCGCCGTCGTGGAAGCAGAGGGCACTCCGCCTGCGGAGTCGTTGCGCGATGAGTACGAGCAACTGGCCGACCTCGTCCGCAAGTACCGGTATGCCTATTACCAGGAAGACTCACCCACGGTATCCGATGCCGAATTTGATGAACTGTACCGGCGTCTGGAGGAGCTGGAAGCCCTTCACCCGGAACTTGTCTCGAATGACTCTCCCACGCAGGAAGTAGGCGGCGAAGTCTCCTCGGCGTTCGCTGCCGTGGAGCACTTGCAGCGGATGTACAGCCTGGATGACGTCTTTTCATTGGACGAGCTCGAAGCCTGGGTCCGGAAGGCAGAAGCATCTGTGGCGAAGCTCGGAGATTCCGTCCCGCCCATCGCCTGGCTGACGGAGTTGAAGATCGACGGCCTTGCCGTGAACCTGCTTTACCGGGACGGCAAACTGGTCCGCGCGGCCACCCGCGGCGATGGCACCACTGGCGAAGACATCACCCACAACGTCCTGACCATCAAAGAGATCCCCAGGGAACTCAGCGGGTCCGGATACCCGTCGGAGGTGGAGATCCGGGGTGAGGTGTTCATCCCCTCCAAGGCATTCGTTGCGTTCAACGAGACCCTCGTGGCCGCAGGCAAAGCCCCCCTCGCCAACCCCCGCAATGCAGCAGCCGGCTCCTTGCGCCAGAAGGACCCGGCAGAAACTGCCAAACGGCCGTTGAGCATGTACGTCCACGGCATCGGCGCCCGCGAAGGACTCGAGGCCAAGAGCCAGTCCGAAACGTACAAGCTCCTGGAAGCATGGGGCCTGCCGACCAGCCCGTACCTTAAGGTCCTGGACTCCTTTGAAAAGGTCCTTGAGTTCATCGGGCACTACGGCGAGCACCGGCACGACCTCGCGCATGAGATCGACGGCATCGTGGTCAAGATCGACGACTTCGCCACCCAGCGGGCCCTCGGCTACACCTCCCGGGTCCCCAGATGGGCTGCTGCGTACAAGTACCCCCCGGAAGAAGTCCACACCAAACTTCTGGACATCGCCGTCAACGTTGGCCGCACCGGCCGTGTGACTCCTTTCGGTTTGATGGAACCCGTGAAAGTGGCAGGCTCCACGGTGGGCATGGCTACGCTGCACAACCAGGACGTGGTCAAGGCCAAGGGCGTCATGATCGGGGACATCGTGATCCTTCGTAAGGCCGGCGATGTCATCCCCGAAATCGTGGGCCCCGTGCTGGCCTTGCGCGACAAGCAGGTCCCACCGGTCCGGGAATTTGTGATGCCCACCGAATGCCCCTCCTGCGGCACCCCGCTGGCGCCGGCCAAGGAAGGCGATGTGGACATCCGCTGCCCCAACGCGAAGTCGTGCCCGTCTCAATTGCGTGAGCGTGTGTTCCACCTCGCGGGCCGTGGTGCTTTCGATATTGAAGCTTTGGGGTGGGAAGCAGCCATCGCACTCACTCAGCCCGCCGAGCCTGTGACGCCACCGCTGACCAGCGAGGCGGGACTCTTCAGCCTGACGCGCGAGGACCTGGCTGACGTGCTGATCCGTAGGGAGAAGCGTTCCAAGGGTGTGGGTACGGGTGAGTACGAACTTGTTCCGTACTTTTACACCAAGGGCACGGCCAAGTCCCCGTCCAAGCCAACGGCAACCACTGAGAAACTGTTCGGGGAGTTGGAGAAAGCCAAGAAGCAGCCGCTTTGGCGTGTCCTGGTAGCGCTCTCCATCAGGCATGTGGGCCCAACCGCTTCGCGGGCATTGGCCACGGCTTTCGGGAGCATGGATGCCATCCGCAACGCCACGGAAGACCAGATGGCCCACGTCGATGGAGTTGGCCCCACCATTGCGGTCGCCCTGAAAGAGTGGTTCGCCGTGGACTGGCACAACGAGATCGTGGACAACTGGGCTGCCGCCGGTGTGCGGATGGAGGACGAGCGGGACACCTCCATGCCCCGGACACTGGAGGGTCTCACCATCGTTGTCACCGGTACTTTGCCCACCTACAGCCGCGACGAAGCCAAGGAAGCCATCATCATCCGTGGCGGGAAGGCGTCAGGCTCTGTTTCCAAGAAGACCAGCTACCTGGTGGCCGGCGAAAGCGCAGGAACCAAGCTGGACAAGGCGGAGCAGCTCGGAGTTCCCGTGCTGGACGAGGACGGGTTCCGTGAACTCCTTGCCAATGGGCCCGCAAAGGCTGAGGCGGACACTGAAGCAGCACCCGAAGCGGACGCTGCCGAGGCGGTCTCCGAATGA
- a CDS encoding inositol monophosphatase family protein, with product MTDVTELLAVAQRAAAAGAAVLAQRSVGGTGGDGLETSNKGEAGDWVTAFDVAAENAVRDAILAERLHDTITGEEHGTTRPEQPSGYRWSIDPLDGTTNFIRNIVYYATSVAVADSDGVWLAGVVHAPALGRVYSAARGQGAWLEAAGETARLAGPVPGRKGLILATGFSYDPATRASQSAGLAELMEGFADVRRLGSAALDLCLVADGTFDAYGERGLNEHDFSAGALIAEEAGCWVRRPRLESPLDGGPTAEDRLASWMCAGTLELSGKFPL from the coding sequence ATGACGGACGTGACGGAGCTGTTGGCCGTAGCTCAACGTGCGGCCGCGGCGGGGGCTGCAGTGCTCGCGCAGAGGTCCGTCGGCGGCACCGGCGGCGATGGCCTGGAAACCAGCAATAAGGGCGAGGCCGGAGACTGGGTCACGGCCTTTGATGTCGCGGCGGAGAATGCGGTCCGCGACGCCATCCTTGCAGAGCGTCTCCACGACACCATCACGGGGGAGGAGCACGGCACCACGAGGCCCGAACAGCCTTCGGGTTACCGCTGGTCCATCGATCCCCTTGACGGGACCACCAATTTCATCCGCAACATCGTCTACTACGCCACCTCTGTTGCGGTAGCGGATTCCGACGGCGTCTGGTTGGCCGGCGTCGTTCACGCGCCTGCGCTGGGGCGCGTCTATTCGGCGGCCCGCGGTCAAGGAGCCTGGTTGGAAGCGGCCGGAGAGACCGCACGGCTGGCCGGACCGGTCCCGGGTCGCAAAGGACTCATCCTGGCCACGGGATTCAGTTATGACCCCGCGACCCGGGCGAGCCAATCTGCCGGCTTGGCCGAGCTCATGGAAGGCTTTGCCGATGTTCGGCGCCTGGGGTCCGCTGCGCTGGATCTCTGCCTGGTGGCAGATGGAACCTTCGATGCCTACGGCGAACGCGGACTCAACGAGCACGACTTCTCCGCCGGTGCACTGATCGCTGAAGAGGCTGGTTGCTGGGTACGCCGGCCGCGCCTTGAGAGCCCCCTCGACGGCGGACCCACCGCCGAGGACCGCCTTGCATCGTGGATGTGTGCCGGCACCTTGGAACTGTCCGGCAAATTCCCGCTGTAA
- a CDS encoding AAA family ATPase has protein sequence MITTLAIANYRSVRDLTMELHGLDVVTGANGSGKSSLYRALRLLAECAGGDSGNVVGSLARDGGLASTLWAGPESISEAMRRGDVPVQGTVRRESVNLKLGYSGDDFGYLVDLGMPSSSGAGFDQETGRPRPSAFSLDPEIKREQIFSGPVARPGSLLVDRKGGLAKLRGPDGEWTELSRRLDTFQSMLTEVSDQDRAPEVLRVRDSVRSWRFYDHFRTDTEAPARQAQLGTRTPVLHHSGKDLAAALQTLREVGFERQLDAAVDHAFPGSRLEIAVNDGRFSVELRQPGMLRPMKAAELSDGTLRFLLLTAALLTPRPPELMVLNEPETSLHVDLMPALAGLIVQASANSQMIVVTHSEALLKALRESGAAHENELYKEVGETRIRGLGSLEGPLWSWPKR, from the coding sequence GTGATCACAACGCTCGCCATCGCCAATTACCGGTCCGTCCGGGACCTCACCATGGAATTGCATGGCTTGGACGTCGTGACCGGGGCGAACGGGAGCGGCAAGTCCTCGCTCTACCGGGCCTTGAGGCTGCTGGCGGAGTGTGCCGGAGGCGATTCCGGCAATGTGGTGGGCTCATTGGCCCGGGACGGTGGTCTGGCTTCCACGCTTTGGGCTGGACCCGAGTCCATCAGCGAGGCCATGCGCCGTGGTGACGTCCCTGTCCAGGGAACGGTCCGGCGGGAGTCCGTCAACCTGAAACTAGGGTATTCCGGCGACGACTTCGGGTACTTGGTTGATCTTGGCATGCCTTCCTCCAGCGGTGCCGGCTTTGATCAGGAAACCGGCCGGCCCCGCCCCTCGGCGTTCAGCCTGGATCCTGAAATTAAGCGGGAACAGATATTCTCCGGTCCCGTGGCAAGGCCGGGTTCCCTGTTGGTGGACCGCAAAGGGGGCCTCGCTAAGTTGCGGGGTCCGGATGGCGAGTGGACGGAGTTGTCCCGGCGGCTGGACACCTTCCAGAGCATGCTGACGGAAGTCTCGGACCAGGACAGGGCGCCTGAAGTGCTGCGGGTCCGGGACTCGGTACGTTCATGGCGTTTCTACGACCACTTCCGAACAGATACGGAGGCTCCCGCGCGGCAAGCGCAGCTCGGAACACGCACACCCGTACTGCACCACAGCGGCAAGGACCTCGCGGCCGCTCTGCAGACGCTGCGGGAAGTGGGCTTCGAACGGCAGTTGGATGCCGCCGTCGATCATGCTTTTCCCGGGAGCCGGCTGGAGATCGCGGTCAACGACGGCCGCTTCAGTGTCGAGTTGCGGCAGCCTGGCATGCTGCGGCCCATGAAGGCTGCCGAGCTCTCGGATGGGACGCTGCGCTTCCTCCTGCTGACCGCAGCGTTGCTGACGCCGCGGCCCCCGGAGCTCATGGTCCTCAACGAGCCGGAGACCAGCCTCCACGTTGACCTGATGCCGGCACTGGCCGGACTGATTGTCCAGGCCAGTGCCAACAGCCAGATGATCGTGGTGACCCACTCGGAGGCCTTGCTCAAAGCACTCCGGGAGAGCGGAGCCGCGCATGAGAATGAGCTTTACAAGGAGGTGGGCGAGACCCGGATCAGGGGCCTCGGCTCACTGGAAGGTCCGCTGTGGAGCTGGCCCAAGCGCTGA
- a CDS encoding LLM class flavin-dependent oxidoreductase encodes MTPPDRHLHLNAFLMSTGHHEASWRLPESDPLSSTKVEHYQHLARTAERGKLDSIFFADSPVLFGEVGRRPAGKLEPTVLLTAIAAATQKIGLIATASTTYNDPFNLARRFASVDWVSGGRAGWNVVTTAGPDAARNFGVDDQPAHAVRYERAAEFIEVAQKLWDSWDDDAVLADKAEGVWGDDNKIRAIEHEGKHFRVRGPLNVPRSPQGHPLIVQAGSSEDGKKLAAQYAEAVFTAHQTLADAQAFYSDLKARTAAVGRDPEGIKILPGIVPVIGSTEAEALTLERELDELIKPEYAREQLAKTLRLKPEDLPLDRQLPADLPSEDDIEGAKSRYTLIVELARREQLTVRQLIGRLGGGRGHRTFSGTPEQVADAIQDWFFAGAADGFNIMPPVLPSGLEIFVDHVVPILQQRGLFRTEYTESTLRGHYGLARPQNRFAGSTAQQLTSIGSAF; translated from the coding sequence ATGACCCCGCCAGATCGCCACCTCCACCTCAACGCCTTCCTCATGAGCACCGGCCATCACGAAGCCTCGTGGCGCCTGCCCGAAAGTGATCCTCTGTCCTCCACCAAGGTGGAGCACTACCAGCACCTGGCCCGCACGGCCGAACGCGGGAAGCTGGACTCCATCTTCTTCGCGGACTCCCCGGTCCTCTTCGGCGAGGTGGGCCGCCGCCCGGCCGGCAAGCTGGAGCCCACGGTACTGCTGACCGCCATTGCTGCGGCAACGCAGAAGATCGGCCTGATCGCGACTGCCTCCACCACCTACAACGACCCCTTCAACCTGGCCCGCCGCTTCGCATCCGTCGACTGGGTCAGCGGTGGCCGCGCAGGCTGGAACGTCGTCACCACGGCGGGACCGGACGCAGCACGCAACTTCGGCGTGGATGACCAGCCCGCCCACGCCGTCCGCTACGAGCGGGCAGCCGAGTTCATCGAGGTTGCGCAGAAGCTCTGGGACAGCTGGGACGATGACGCCGTCCTCGCGGACAAGGCCGAGGGCGTTTGGGGCGACGACAACAAAATCCGTGCGATTGAGCATGAGGGCAAGCACTTCCGCGTTCGTGGCCCCCTCAATGTCCCCCGCTCACCCCAGGGCCACCCGCTGATTGTGCAGGCCGGCTCTTCGGAGGACGGCAAGAAGCTGGCGGCGCAGTATGCCGAAGCCGTCTTCACCGCACACCAGACGTTGGCCGACGCCCAGGCGTTCTATTCAGACCTGAAGGCACGTACCGCAGCCGTGGGCCGCGACCCGGAAGGCATCAAGATCCTGCCGGGCATCGTCCCGGTCATCGGTTCCACGGAAGCCGAAGCGCTCACCCTTGAGCGGGAACTCGACGAACTCATCAAACCTGAATACGCCCGGGAACAGTTGGCCAAGACCCTGCGTTTGAAGCCCGAAGACCTCCCGCTGGACCGCCAACTGCCTGCGGACCTGCCCTCAGAGGACGATATCGAGGGTGCCAAGAGCCGCTACACGCTGATCGTGGAGCTGGCCCGCCGGGAGCAACTCACTGTTCGCCAGCTGATCGGCCGCTTGGGCGGAGGACGCGGGCACCGCACCTTCTCCGGAACACCCGAGCAGGTTGCCGACGCCATCCAGGACTGGTTCTTCGCCGGTGCCGCAGATGGCTTCAACATCATGCCTCCGGTCCTCCCTTCGGGACTGGAGATCTTCGTGGACCACGTGGTGCCGATCCTCCAGCAACGCGGACTGTTCCGCACGGAGTACACCGAGTCCACCCTCCGCGGACATTACGGCCTGGCACGCCCCCAGAATCGCTTCGCCGGTTCCACGGCTCAGCAGCTCACGTCCATCGGATCGGCGTTCTGA
- a CDS encoding GNAT family N-acetyltransferase produces the protein MLSPITVRPALPEDYDAVARITQESYVTAGYYGDADHPYLQKLQDVAGRAEHAEILVAERNGEVIGSVTAAPAGGGFSDIGLDDELELRTLVVDPAVQRSGAGRALVQAVVDQAKAMDGIKAVSLTTGATWESANALYARTGFDRAPHRDWFVPGTDIKLFVYRLDLPQS, from the coding sequence GTGCTTTCGCCGATTACCGTCCGTCCCGCCCTGCCCGAAGACTACGACGCCGTTGCCCGCATTACGCAGGAGTCCTACGTCACCGCGGGGTACTACGGCGACGCCGACCACCCGTACCTGCAGAAGCTCCAGGACGTGGCCGGCCGCGCGGAGCACGCTGAGATCCTGGTGGCGGAGCGCAACGGCGAAGTTATCGGCTCTGTGACGGCAGCTCCTGCCGGTGGCGGCTTCTCGGACATCGGCCTCGACGACGAGCTGGAACTCCGTACCCTGGTGGTGGATCCGGCAGTCCAGCGCTCCGGCGCGGGCCGTGCGTTGGTGCAGGCCGTCGTCGACCAAGCCAAGGCCATGGACGGCATCAAGGCTGTGTCCCTGACGACGGGCGCCACGTGGGAAAGCGCCAACGCCCTGTACGCACGTACGGGCTTTGACCGCGCGCCGCACCGTGACTGGTTTGTCCCGGGCACCGACATAAAGCTGTTCGTTTACCGGCTGGACCTCCCACAGTCATAA
- a CDS encoding RidA family protein, whose amino-acid sequence MRKTFGTGSVWEQTLGYSRAVQVDNTLFISATAASGVVDGQPGIVGDDFYSQTKYILEKLGAVLEEAGFSYEDVVQSKLYLTDISKWEDAGRAHGEVFGEIRPTLALVHVLPFLDPEMLVEIELVAQKPA is encoded by the coding sequence ATGCGCAAGACATTCGGCACGGGTTCGGTCTGGGAACAGACCCTTGGTTACTCCCGCGCAGTCCAGGTGGATAACACCCTCTTCATTTCAGCTACGGCAGCCAGCGGGGTCGTTGATGGTCAACCGGGGATTGTTGGCGACGACTTCTACTCGCAGACCAAGTACATCCTGGAGAAGCTGGGTGCCGTTCTGGAGGAGGCTGGCTTCTCCTACGAGGACGTGGTCCAGTCCAAGTTGTACCTGACGGACATCAGCAAGTGGGAAGACGCCGGCCGTGCGCACGGTGAGGTCTTCGGCGAGATCCGTCCGACCCTGGCGCTGGTGCACGTCCTGCCGTTCCTGGACCCGGAAATGCTCGTCGAGATTGAGCTCGTGGCGCAGAAGCCCGCGTAA